The Pirellulimonas nuda genome includes a region encoding these proteins:
- a CDS encoding NAD-dependent epimerase/dehydratase family protein translates to MTSARILVTGAAGFIGKRLCDHLRTAGNPVRAATRTEASAQRLRDDGWDARCVEMRDPSALAAALEGVDQVYHLASVVSARSFAAARQVNVEGSRLLALEAAKRESPPRLLYVSSLAASGPVEGGRARTEADPGRPVSYYGRTKLEAEQALRGLADRLPVVAVRPPGVFGPGDLNLLQMFRSVRAGLNFVAVSQRYRYSFVYVEDLAEGMRRAMEAGDRLTHDHPSDGLYFLADPQPMTFGQLGDAVAAALGRRPPRCVTIPAAGCWGVATAPELWGRLTGAKTYLNYDKIREAVAGEWFCDPARADRELDWRPEKGLADRLIDTHNWYVRQKLLPANR, encoded by the coding sequence ATGACTTCCGCTCGCATCCTTGTAACCGGCGCGGCCGGCTTCATTGGAAAACGTCTGTGCGACCACCTGCGCACTGCCGGCAACCCTGTGCGCGCGGCAACCCGCACCGAGGCGTCGGCGCAGCGGCTCAGGGACGACGGGTGGGACGCCCGGTGCGTCGAGATGAGAGACCCATCGGCCTTGGCCGCGGCGCTCGAAGGGGTTGATCAAGTTTACCACTTGGCGTCGGTGGTTTCTGCCCGTTCGTTTGCGGCGGCCCGCCAGGTCAATGTCGAGGGCTCGCGGCTGCTGGCCCTCGAGGCCGCCAAGCGGGAGTCTCCCCCGCGGTTGCTGTACGTCTCCTCCCTGGCGGCCAGCGGGCCGGTGGAGGGGGGACGCGCGCGGACCGAGGCCGACCCGGGCCGGCCCGTTTCCTACTACGGCCGCACCAAGCTCGAAGCCGAGCAGGCCCTGCGAGGCCTGGCCGACCGGCTCCCGGTGGTGGCGGTCCGTCCCCCGGGGGTTTTTGGGCCGGGCGACCTGAACCTGCTGCAGATGTTCCGCTCGGTGCGGGCCGGCCTGAACTTTGTTGCGGTGTCGCAGCGGTACCGCTACTCGTTTGTCTACGTCGAGGACCTGGCCGAAGGCATGCGTCGGGCGATGGAAGCCGGAGACCGGCTGACGCACGACCACCCTTCCGATGGGCTCTATTTCCTGGCCGATCCGCAGCCGATGACCTTCGGCCAGCTCGGCGACGCGGTCGCCGCGGCGCTTGGGCGCCGGCCCCCGCGCTGCGTGACCATCCCCGCGGCGGGCTGCTGGGGGGTCGCCACGGCGCCCGAGCTGTGGGGCCGGCTCACCGGCGCCAAGACCTACCTGAACTACGACAAGATCCGCGAAGCGGTCGCCGGCGAGTGGTTCTGCGACCCCGCACGCGCCGACCGGGAGCTCGACTGGCGCCCAGAAAAAGGCCTCGCAGACCGGCTGATCGACACGCACAACTGGTATGTCCGTCAGAAACTGCTGCCGGCCAACAGATAG
- a CDS encoding outer membrane protein assembly factor BamB family protein, producing MKTLHQAARGAVASLACLGAALLSAAWAQATPLTPESQLRPAGLERAWFTQTNLDAARNKLQGVTLSGDMLVSLSTAGFVEAFDAETGERLWATRVGNPDYGSLGPAVGQDVIALINGSTLHVLDRKDGRPIISRPVGGAPAGAPAIGKGFVFVPLLSGRVEGYPIEDQGEPLWYYSSSGRVYQPIVAGTDHIYWASSRGYMFAAGIAATGVAYRFESVADFVAPPAAGDGMVYAATGAGYMYAIDEQSGKEKWRYSTGFPILRSPVAIADEVFIVTEEPALHRVDASGDAKWVTPGVAQFIAQSESRVYGLDRFGGYLVLDGETGVVLYRAPSRGSFHPVLNTESDRLFVYSDDGLIQAFHELGADEPYLHAPKPATAEVADENADPAKPAAAAPAETPVKPAEAGPAPAEAPAAIPDPFGGEDPFGGDAGDPFGGDDPFGTTP from the coding sequence ATGAAGACTCTCCATCAAGCCGCACGCGGCGCCGTGGCCTCCCTGGCCTGCCTGGGCGCAGCCCTGCTGTCCGCCGCATGGGCCCAGGCAACCCCCCTCACGCCCGAATCGCAGCTCCGCCCCGCCGGCCTAGAGCGGGCCTGGTTCACCCAGACCAACCTCGACGCGGCCCGGAACAAGCTGCAAGGGGTGACCCTCTCTGGAGACATGCTGGTCTCGCTCTCCACGGCGGGGTTTGTCGAGGCCTTCGACGCCGAGACGGGCGAGAGGCTGTGGGCCACCCGCGTCGGCAACCCAGACTACGGCAGCCTCGGCCCCGCGGTGGGCCAGGACGTGATCGCCCTGATCAACGGCTCGACGCTGCACGTGCTCGACCGCAAAGACGGTCGCCCCATCATCTCCCGCCCGGTCGGGGGCGCGCCGGCCGGCGCGCCGGCCATCGGCAAGGGCTTCGTCTTCGTCCCTCTGCTGAGCGGCCGGGTCGAGGGCTACCCGATCGAAGACCAGGGCGAGCCCCTGTGGTACTACAGCTCTTCGGGCCGCGTTTATCAACCGATCGTCGCGGGGACCGACCATATCTACTGGGCCAGCAGCCGCGGCTACATGTTCGCCGCGGGGATCGCCGCTACCGGCGTCGCCTACCGGTTTGAGAGCGTGGCCGACTTTGTCGCCCCCCCCGCCGCGGGCGACGGCATGGTGTACGCCGCCACCGGGGCGGGCTACATGTACGCGATCGACGAGCAGTCCGGCAAAGAGAAGTGGCGGTACTCGACCGGCTTCCCGATCCTGCGATCGCCGGTGGCCATCGCAGACGAGGTGTTCATCGTGACCGAAGAGCCGGCCCTGCACCGCGTCGACGCAAGCGGCGACGCCAAGTGGGTCACCCCCGGGGTCGCCCAGTTCATCGCCCAGAGCGAGTCGCGTGTGTACGGCCTCGACCGCTTCGGGGGCTACCTGGTGCTCGACGGCGAGACCGGCGTCGTGCTGTACCGGGCCCCCTCGCGCGGCAGTTTCCACCCGGTGCTCAACACCGAGAGCGACCGGCTGTTTGTCTACTCCGACGACGGGCTGATCCAAGCCTTCCACGAGCTGGGCGCCGACGAGCCCTACCTGCACGCCCCCAAGCCCGCCACCGCCGAAGTGGCCGACGAGAACGCCGACCCCGCCAAACCCGCGGCAGCCGCCCCGGCAGAAACGCCCGTCAAGCCCGCCGAAGCCGGGCCCGCCCCGGCCGAAGCCCCCGCGGCTATCCCCGACCCGTTCGGCGGCGAAGACCCGTTCGGCGGCGACGCGGGCGACCCGTTCGGGGGAGACGACCCGTTCGGGACGACGCCGTAG